The Eptesicus fuscus isolate TK198812 chromosome 17, DD_ASM_mEF_20220401, whole genome shotgun sequence genome has a window encoding:
- the BNIP3 gene encoding BCL2/adenovirus E1B 19 kDa protein-interacting protein 3, translated as MSQSGTPGLQEESLQGSWVELHFSSNGNGSSVPASVSIYNGDMEKILLDAQHESGRSSSKSSHCDSPPRSQTPQDTNRASETDSHSIGEKNSSQSEEDYIERRKEVESILKKNSDWIWDWSSRPENIPPKEFLFRHPKRTATLSMRNTSVMKKGGVFSAEFLKVFLPSLLLSHLLAIGLGIYIGRRLTTSTSTF; from the exons GCTCCTGGGTGGAACTGCACTTCAGCAGTAACGGGAATGGCAGCAGCGTGCCAGCCTCAGTTTCTATTTATAATGGTGACATGGAGAAAATCCTGCTGGATGCCCAGCATGAGTCTGGACGGAGCAGCTCCAAGAGTTCTCACTGTGACAG CCCACCTCGCTCACAGACCCCACAGGACACGAACCGAGCATCTGAGACAGACAGCCATAGCATCGGAGAAAAGAACAGCTCTCAG TCTGAAGAAGATTACATTGAGAGGAGGAAAGAAGTTGAAAGCATCCTAAAGAAAAATTCAGACTGGATATGGGACTGGTCAAGCCGGCCGGAAAACATCCCCCCTAA GGAGTTCCTGTTCAGGCACCCCAAGCGCACGGCCACCCTCAGCATGAGGAACACAAGCGTCATGAAGAAAGGGGGTGTCTTTTCGGCTGAGTTTCTCAAAGTCTTCCTTCCGTCTCTGCTGCTCTCACACCTGCTGGCCATTGGGTTGGG GATCTACATCGGGCGGCGTCTGACCACCTCCACCAGCACCTTCTGA